The Argonema galeatum A003/A1 region GTACATGAGGAAGACGGAAACGAAGACGGAGATGGGTGCGGAAAATGCGATCGCGTTGTAGGGACGAATTCCTACTAAACGTGCGATTTCAAATTGGCGCAGCATGAAGCCGATCAGGGCGAAGGCTCCGTGCAGGGCTACAAATGCCCACAAGCCGCCGATTTGGCACCAACGGGTGAAGTTCCATCCGGCTTCAGGTCCCCAGAGGAACAGTAGGGAGTGTCCCATGCTGTCTGCTGGTGAGGATACTGCGGCGGTGAGGAAGTTGCAGCCTTCTAGGTAGGATGAGGCTAGTCCGTGGGTGTACCAGGATGTGACGAAGGTGGTGCCGGTCAACCATCCGCCCAGCGCTAGGTAGGCGCAGGGGAATAGGAGAATGCCGGACCAGCCGACGAATACGAAGCGATCGCGCTTTAACCAGTCGTCGAGGACGTCAAACGCTCCTCTTGAGGCTCCAGCGCGTCCGACAGCAATTGTCATTTATTCCAAGCCTCTTGCTTTGTTAAATCTGGGAGGTTTCTAAGTAAGTTAACATAACTATATATTAATTTGTAGCCAAAATTAGTAAAGCTCGTAGATTCTATTAATAGAGAATAGATTATGGGGCATGGCAAGGAGCAGGTGAGCAGAGGAGATAAGCATAATTACCTTGAGCCAATGACCAATTACCAATTCTGAAGTTAATTAGAAGTAAGTGAGAATATTCGGGCTATGACGACACAAACAATCTCCGCAAGCGATCGCGTACTCCGCCAGCAGATTTTAGGATCTCGTCGTTTCAGTAATTACTGGTGGGCAACGATCGTCTCCATCGGAGGCATCGGCTTTTTATTGGCCGGTCTTTCCAGTTACCTGCATAAAAATCTGTTGCCTTTTGGTGATGCCACTGGGCTGATCTTCGTCCCCCAAGGGTTGGCAATGGGCTTTTATGGGACAGCCGGGACGCTTTTGGCACTTTATCTCTGGTTGGCGGTCTTTTTGGATTTTGGGGGCGGTTACAACGAATTTAATCAAGAAACAGGCTTCGTTAAGATTTTCCGGTGGGGGTTTCCCGGCAAAAATCGCCGGATTGAGATTAGCAGCCGCACTGAGGATGTACAGGCGATCCGCGTTGAGATCAGGGAAGGTCTGAATCCCCGCCGCGCTCTATATCTGCGAATTAAAGGCCGCAGAGATATTCCCCTGACGCGAGTTGGAGAACCGATGTCTTTGTCTGAACTGGAAAATCAGGGGGCTCAGCTAGCCAGTTTCTTGGGAGTGCCTCTAGAAGGTTTATGATCGGCTGGGTTGACCTTTTTATGTTGGCTCTCACCGAAAATGCAAATGAAGCTCGGACACTGGTTGGTGTCAATTGTAATCGTGGGTGCATTGCTGCTGGGGGGATGCACGCCGCCACAAGATGCTTCGCAAGCATCGCAAAATCCTTCAGGAACTGAAACTTCTGC contains the following coding sequences:
- a CDS encoding photosystem I assembly protein Ycf4; the encoded protein is MTTQTISASDRVLRQQILGSRRFSNYWWATIVSIGGIGFLLAGLSSYLHKNLLPFGDATGLIFVPQGLAMGFYGTAGTLLALYLWLAVFLDFGGGYNEFNQETGFVKIFRWGFPGKNRRIEISSRTEDVQAIRVEIREGLNPRRALYLRIKGRRDIPLTRVGEPMSLSELENQGAQLASFLGVPLEGL